One Gemmatimonadota bacterium DNA window includes the following coding sequences:
- a CDS encoding mandelate racemase/muconate lactonizing enzyme family protein encodes MKITHVGAVLLHPMPWVLVKVKTDEGLVGIGEAYHGAGVHQIATDPRLVERALIGQDPRNVDKLFHDMMGSMSASGFYQGAVMSAISGIEMALWDITGQACGVPIWQLLGGKFRDRIRVYNDCHAGDEETPEAYAEKAQAVEARGFDAIKFDIDPQPSRRDRYNRTISNHDVAYFVDVITALREALDPNTDLLIDAHWNYAPVDILKVAYAIEDLDLMWLEDPVPPENIEAMAKVTQATRVPICTGENFYTRHGFRDLIEAQAADIISPDHAKAGGLLEGRKIADLADMYYIPISPHNICGPIGTMAVCHLCAAVPNFQVLEFHHLDDEVWNTLTVERDLIRDGHIDLPMTPGLGVTLDEEVARRAAREDLGFF; translated from the coding sequence TGGTGAAGGTGAAGACCGACGAGGGGCTGGTCGGCATCGGCGAGGCCTATCACGGCGCCGGTGTCCACCAGATCGCCACCGATCCCCGGCTGGTCGAAAGGGCGCTCATCGGCCAGGACCCGCGGAACGTGGACAAGCTTTTTCACGATATGATGGGTTCCATGTCCGCCTCCGGATTCTACCAGGGTGCGGTCATGAGCGCCATCAGCGGGATCGAAATGGCCCTGTGGGACATCACGGGACAGGCCTGTGGCGTGCCCATCTGGCAACTGCTCGGCGGCAAGTTCAGGGACCGCATCCGTGTATACAACGACTGTCACGCGGGAGACGAAGAAACGCCGGAAGCCTACGCGGAGAAGGCCCAGGCCGTGGAAGCCCGGGGCTTCGACGCCATCAAGTTCGACATCGATCCGCAGCCTTCCCGGCGGGACCGGTACAACCGGACCATCAGCAACCACGACGTGGCCTACTTCGTCGACGTCATCACCGCCTTGCGGGAGGCCCTGGATCCCAATACCGACCTGCTCATCGACGCCCACTGGAACTACGCTCCGGTGGACATCCTCAAGGTGGCCTACGCCATCGAGGACCTCGACCTGATGTGGCTGGAGGACCCCGTGCCGCCGGAGAACATCGAGGCCATGGCGAAGGTCACCCAGGCCACGCGTGTCCCCATCTGCACCGGGGAGAACTTCTATACGCGCCACGGATTCCGGGACCTCATCGAGGCGCAGGCGGCGGACATCATCTCGCCCGATCACGCCAAGGCGGGCGGCCTGCTGGAGGGCCGGAAGATTGCCGATCTGGCCGACATGTACTACATCCCCATTTCACCGCACAACATCTGCGGCCCCATCGGGACGATGGCCGTGTGCCACCTGTGCGCGGCAGTACCCAACTTCCAGGTGCTCGAATTCCATCACCTGGACGACGAAGTGTGGAATACGCTGACGGTGGAACGGGACCTGATCCGGGACGGGCATATCGACCTGCCCATGACGCCGGGCCTGGGCGTTACGCTGGACGAGGAAGTAGCCCGGCGCGCGGCCCGGGAGGACCTCGGTTTCTTCTGA
- a CDS encoding phytanoyl-CoA dioxygenase family protein, whose protein sequence is MGYDAEIVGPRMNPDLTPELEREAAFFLKWGYLIVEDALTSGQIEQLRDALDETFTRRGESFIHQLLEEDQRFAFLLDNPPVLDRMKAILGNCIQLHSATARVTKPGEPDQNWHRDIPWPKDPEPPPYGNEPGQINCGYYLDQLTMENGPIVIVPGSHRAPFKPPETQARFPDEKHVLARPGQAVLFDGWLFHRGAANQSDRNRKVCLMCYQNAWMKSREPFDGPRVTAMREKGTREQKLLLGAIDRW, encoded by the coding sequence ATGGGATATGATGCCGAAATCGTCGGCCCGCGAATGAACCCGGACCTGACCCCCGAACTGGAACGGGAGGCCGCCTTCTTCCTGAAATGGGGCTATCTGATCGTGGAAGATGCGCTGACCTCCGGGCAGATCGAGCAGCTTCGGGACGCCCTCGACGAGACCTTCACCCGGCGCGGCGAGTCCTTCATTCACCAACTACTGGAAGAGGACCAACGGTTTGCATTCCTGCTGGACAACCCACCCGTCCTGGACCGCATGAAGGCCATACTCGGCAACTGCATCCAGCTGCACAGCGCGACGGCGCGGGTTACGAAACCGGGCGAACCGGACCAGAACTGGCACAGGGACATACCCTGGCCCAAGGATCCGGAGCCGCCGCCCTACGGCAACGAGCCGGGCCAGATCAACTGCGGGTACTACCTCGACCAGCTGACCATGGAAAACGGACCCATCGTCATCGTGCCGGGCAGCCACCGGGCGCCCTTTAAGCCGCCGGAGACCCAGGCCCGTTTTCCGGACGAGAAGCATGTACTGGCGAGGCCGGGACAGGCCGTCCTGTTCGACGGCTGGCTCTTTCACCGCGGGGCCGCCAACCAGTCGGACCGCAACCGCAAGGTCTGCCTGATGTGCTACCAGAACGCCTGGATGAAGTCCCGGGAACCCTTCGACGGCCCACGGGTGACCGCCATGCGGGAGAAGGGAACCCGGGAACAGAAACTGCTGCTCGGCGCAATCGACCGCTGGTAG
- a CDS encoding DUF523 and DUF1722 domain-containing protein → MSEMSELNEMSELSMMDIHRAEMPVRIGISSCLLGERVRYDGGHKRDDYLVDVVGRYVEWIPVCPEVEAGMGTPRETVQLTRVDGDVRMLTKNGVDHTDMVDWFARQRVQTLEQARLSGYILKSRSPSCGMGRVPVVQPEGAALRNGRGIFARRLMDALPHLPVEEERRLHNPRVRENFISRVFACYRWLQLADSGLTRQSLMSYHRAYKYLLMAHSQEGTRRLGRLLAKPERYATTGELSDAYLGEFNRVMKRTPSRRNHTNVLQHMAGYVSDRLDARTRRELTRMIQKYHEELLPLIVPVVMLRHYVREFDITYLQDQTYLQPFPGELMLLNQL, encoded by the coding sequence ATGAGCGAGATGAGCGAGTTGAACGAGATGAGCGAATTGTCCATGATGGATATCCATCGGGCCGAAATGCCCGTACGCATCGGCATCTCGTCCTGCCTGCTCGGGGAGCGCGTCCGCTACGACGGCGGGCACAAGCGCGACGACTACCTGGTGGACGTGGTCGGCCGTTACGTGGAGTGGATCCCGGTGTGTCCGGAAGTGGAAGCAGGCATGGGTACCCCGCGGGAGACCGTGCAGTTGACCCGGGTCGACGGCGATGTCCGGATGCTGACGAAAAACGGGGTCGACCACACCGACATGGTGGACTGGTTCGCCCGCCAACGCGTGCAGACCCTGGAGCAGGCCCGGCTCAGCGGCTATATCCTGAAGAGCCGGTCACCCTCCTGCGGCATGGGAAGGGTGCCCGTGGTCCAGCCTGAGGGCGCCGCGCTCCGTAACGGGCGCGGGATATTCGCCCGGCGGCTGATGGATGCCCTGCCCCATCTGCCCGTGGAAGAAGAGCGGCGGCTGCATAACCCGCGGGTCCGGGAGAACTTCATCAGCCGGGTTTTCGCCTGCTACCGCTGGCTGCAGCTCGCCGATTCGGGCCTGACCCGGCAATCGCTGATGAGCTATCACCGGGCCTACAAGTACCTCCTCATGGCGCACAGCCAGGAGGGCACGCGCCGTCTCGGACGGCTGCTGGCGAAACCGGAACGCTACGCCACCACCGGGGAACTGTCGGACGCCTACCTGGGCGAATTCAACCGCGTCATGAAAAGAACGCCGTCCCGGCGGAATCACACCAACGTGCTGCAGCACATGGCGGGCTATGTCTCCGACCGGCTCGACGCCCGTACGCGCCGTGAACTGACGCGCATGATCCAGAAGTACCACGAGGAGCTACTGCCCCTGATCGTGCCCGTGGTCATGCTGCGGCACTACGTGCGCGAGTTCGACATCACCTACCTGCAGGACCAGACCTACCTCCAACCCTTTCCCGGCGAACTGATGCTGCTCAACCAGTTGTAG